aaaagaaagctCCGTTTGAACCACCATTAATTTGTTAACCaagtatttaaaataatatatcaatctTTTTCAGTGTTTATATAGACACCTACCCATAAGAATTTCCTTTGCTTCCGCTGTGACTCCATCACTTTGATTTGTGGCGAGACAATTTTGGAACTATACGCCCATCCCATTATGAATTGCTCATACGATAACTTAGAACTTCTGTCTTTAAGGAATTCTACAATTACCACTCAAAATAACATCTTATCTGGCCAGTCAATCGCCTTCCTTGTGGACATTTCTACATTTCCTGTAACATGAACACATCCACTGATAAATAGATACAACGATTATCCCATCTGTTAAGACACTAAGCATCCACATGATGGAGGATTCTAACTCCAAAATCAAGCAAAAAGCAAGAAAGATCCAGCCAAGTCAGGTATTGACcatgagatttttgtttttttgttttcaagaaaaagcaACACAGGAAAAGATTTCTTAccaagcaaaaaataaagaagaaaaattaggaaagaaagagaaggtgCTCAGACAGTGAAGAATGGATCAGAGGGTTTTTCCTCATGGTTAAATCAGATTAACGAGATTATAGTCTCATCATCACAGCACCTTCTCCCTTTCGAAATAGACAGATTTGTATAAACGCGAAACAAAAGAGAtcaaaatgaaagaataaaatcatgattttgcaGAGAGGGGCGGAGAGACTTTTATAACATCTTCCACAGCAACGCAtgtagggtttagggtttgcaTACCCTGATTTTAATGGGACAATGGACATCAGATAATTACTGGGATGCCCTTTTCAGTTCCCTAGTAGATATCTGACCAGGAGTGGCGCAGTGAACCCATTTAACAATAATCTTGGGCCTGACTTAAATATAGCCCATAAATGTGGGCCGAGAAAAAAGCAATAATATTGGGCCTGACTAAAATCCATTGtatattgcttttttttccccCCTCTTTATTACAACTATCAAGTATCGCCTTGGCTAAACAAAGTCGTCTCTAACACCCAAGGTGTTTGTTGCTTGAaggaatgaagaaaaaattcaaggaaTAAAACCCAAGTCTATACCTAATCAGCCGCACGCAGCAATGACTTTCTAACCCTAGTTTTTAGGATACGATTCCAtttgtttataaaattcaaCATGCCTTTTTCTCTGTTTATTCTATCTTTTGTTTGAAGGTCACGTTAATAGATCAAGggtggctatatatatatatatatatatatatatatatatatatatatatatatattgttgggTTCATGAATATTATACACCTAGCACAaagtataaaacaaaattattcaagaATTTCTAAGATCCTgttagatagatctagagttatttagaaatttattatatagAGATTTGATGTTCTTTGGCTTTAAATAATTCCTTAAAGGCTGAGTTGTCGCAAACTATAGCTTGTCAAATTATCTGACTTTCAACGGTAATCCACACGAATCACCCGTGAAAAATCTCATGAATCCCTATTTAAAAGAGAGATTGTTATACCTAGAATGTTAGCTCTAATATTGTGTTTACGTAGTTTTTCTATGTAACAgacaaccacaaaaataaaaggcatgacttactatttatagaaaaatctgaaaaaccctataaattaataaaatatcaatttacctcttgaataatattcatatattaatttaggatagttttagaaattaacataATCAAgttcttacttgatttttctaggtctaaaaatataatccatgcatgtattaattatattctactttttaatttctaaaaaatattttaattaaattatatttagttaaatcattttaatttaatttataactaataatttttaatgtgaaTTACGCGTTAGCTtcttgatgaaaatattttcgTTTTGTAAAGAAGAGTAATCTTAACCCAATCTAACTGTTTTTCCTGTTCTCAGCCGCCTATCCAAAAACTACTAAAATTATTTGCTGGGCTCTACTAAAAGTTGGCGGCCGTATTTTCACGTTATAGGATGTGTAGCTAGAGCATGCATTCTTCTTGTAAATCAATGAAaaactctattaaaaaatattaattttatggacTAAATTGGATGGATTGTATGAACATTGATTTAGGCCGCCATGTAACACGATACAGTAcaacttcaaaaacaaataatccgTGCATGTCAAGCTTTGTCCGCTGGCAATTACAATAATTCCTCTGTAATTCGCCTGCATATTTATGCTAAGATCATCATCTTTAAGCTTCACTAGTGAGAAAACGGCCGCTGGCCGCCAGTTTCATTGACCTTCATTTGGATAAAACGTATAATTAGAACCATTGAAATTCTCTgaacagtatatatatataaatcaagtaCCTTTGATTGATTCTTAAACTAATTAAACCATTGTTttgtgaaattttaattttctgcaCTGCCTCCGAGACGAAGAAAAGTGATCAATCACATGCTCACATGGGTTCTGCTACAATGAAGGTTTATGCAGCTTATATTGCTGTGATTTTAGCTCATTTTGCTTTACTTTCCCTCATGTCTGCCGCTACCACTGGATCAATAGACATGTCAACTGCTATTCTGATAAGGGTTGAACAGTCTGGTAAAGGAGATTTTAAGAAGATACAAGATGCCATTGACTCTGTTCCATCTAATAACTCTGAATTGGTTTTCATTTGGGTTAAGCCAGGAACTTACAGGTTTGAGCTTAAGTGCTAGTTTATGTTCTAACTGATGTTATTTTATCCAGTGATGCTTAAAACGTGATTATTATATGTTTCTAATGAGCTTGTCTcggtattatttttaattttgtgtcaatatataatttgtgCTTAAGCAGAGAAAAGATTGTTGTTCCTGCCGATAAGCCCTTCATAACATTGAGTGGCACACAGCCTTCAGACACTATAATAACATGGAATGATGGTGGGAACATAATGGAGTCTCCTACACTAACTGTACTGGCTTCTGATTTTGTTGGTCGATATCTCACTATTCAGGTACTTAGCTGCTTTGTATtacctttcattttcttaatttgcgTGGTAGAAACTTGACAAAGCTGCTAAATGTTACTATATATGTTAAGGAATTTTGACTGAtatctttttatcttgattATTGTCAATAGAATACATTTGGAAGCGCAGGCAAAGCTGTTGCACTAAGGGTGTCAGGAGATAGAGCTGCATTCTATGGTTGCAGGATTCTTTCTTATCAGGATACTCTCCTCGACGACACTGGATCACATTATTATAGCAATTGCTACATTGAAGGAGCCACAGATTTCATATGCGGAAATGCTGCTTCGCTCTTTGAAGTGAGCACAACATTATTTCTGCTTAAACTAATGTTTCTACAGATTAAAACCCAAAAGAACTAGCAAccgaaaagaaaattttttcactcgtacatttttcttttctgcagAGGTGTCATTTACATTCAATTTCCACAAATAATGGATCTATTACCGCTCAACATAGGAACTTGGCATCTGAGAATACTGGCCTTGTCTTCTTGGGTTGCAAAATCACCGGTGCCGGAACTACATTTCTAGGACGGCCATGGGGTGCTTATTCTAGGGTGCTGTATGCCTTCACTTACATGTCAGGTGTGATAGCTCCTGCAGGGTGGGATGATTGGGCTGACCCAAGCAAGCATAGGTACGTGGGTGTTCTGCTGACACATTCATGTCAGAATCTAACAAcaaaatactaattaatatCCTTACAATTCGTAACATGATTTTTGTGTTCATTAATTAATGAGTAGAAtgcttttttaacatttttagttCTGTTTGTTCAATTTCCATTATAGTACGGTGTTCTACGCCGAATACAAGTGTTATGGTCCTGGAGCTGATAGATCTAAGAGGGTTGGATGGTCACAGAGCCTGTCCAATGACGATGCTGCACCCTTGTTAACCAAAGACATGATCGGAGGGAGTAGTTGGCTCAGACCTGCACCAACCTCCTTCAAACGAGGCTCTACCATTATTAAGCCTGGCAGCAAATTGTGATTTCAAAACGTAAAAGCTGTTGCCAATTCGCACTCCTGTCATCAATTCCTTGTATGTAATGGATACcattaatattatgttattcTTACATTGAatatattctttcatttatcCTTTTCATGAGGAGATGTTATTTATTAAGtgatgaaaacaaataaaatggaaCTAAAAATCTTCTTATGTGGGTTcaaaaatcacctaaaaagtgaaaaaaacatcatctttgAATTCAAGCTACCATGCTCAAACTATATATGAATTTAGACATGGTGGCTCGAGCCATGTTGAGCATGTTGTTACGCCCAATAAAAAAGCCTCGCTAGGTGTGACACCTTGTTGGGCGTATCACGCCCAACAAGAGTTAGGGGTGCTCGACGCACTAGCAGTACCCTCCTAATTAATTGGGGGTGTTGGGTGCACCAACAACCATTACTGGATTCAGGCATAACGTCTCGATTCATCACCTAATTTCTTGGGGTGCTGGGCACATACCCTAGCACCCCCTGTGGGCTTAGGCACACACCCCGAATCCAACATCCTGTAGGTTTGAGTGCGAGCTCTGAGCCCAACACTTCCTTAAGGATTTTTTCTAGGACTTCACGCGAGTCCTTCAGTATTTTATACTGatcaaatacatattattttaagtataaTACAACTTCAAATATcacaaggatgaaattatattttagcctCTCATCTCCACAAAAAGACAAGATTTATAGGCTATAAATACACAATGAATCCTTCAAAATCAAGtttcacaatctcttcattcttaatattttcagcatatatattttcagagtttatttttctaaaatatcattgtagtttttttttctgcaaaCTTACTGACTTTACTATCGGAGAGTCCTCACGTCCATCAAAGAAAACTTTTTGCAAGTACCAACTAACAATCACTTTTGTTTGCTAGGCATTACCTGCTACTATCACAACTATTGGTTGTTTTGGTTTACCAGACACCATCCGTTACTATCATAGCTATCGGTCATCTTGGCTTATCATGCATTATTTGCTACCAACcacctatattttttatatcaagttgTTAGATACCCTGCAAGGGAGATTGGATCGAATtgcttgaattaaaaaactaatcacTTATCAAACATATCATCCTCATTCCTAATCATCTTAAATTTTAGGAATGATCAACATGTGATTTAAGTTTTCTTTCGATTGATAAATGTTTTACTATTGACTAATGCTCATTGAGATGATAATATGGCACCATCATGAATGTTGTGTAGCTTATACTTAACAGAGGCCGCTCGAAGGTTCAATTATCGCATGTATATATAAGAAGCTTCACAAAATAATAGGAGCAAAATTATTCAACAAACCAAGACACATGACGAAAGCTCACCAAAAAATCGGTGGCTATAAACAAAGATTATGTTGAGACTTGAAGGAGCTGCCTCTACGTATAAAGGGTGCTGCATTTTAAAGAAATCAATTCCTCCTAATTTGAGCAGTTAATATCACAACCGAAATAATATTCAACAAATAGAAAGAAACACATAATCACTCACAAGCAAGGTTCTTGTTTAGTTGTTTCATGACTAGTCTGATCACATTTACAAAGCTTAGTCTAGTTGGAGTTAGCTTCCAAACCTTTCGGTTATACCATAACGAAGATCAGCATGGCGTGCCAAACCTAGCGAAGTAAAACTCAGGTGCATAGATTAAAAGCTAGCTATTCCAGAAAatggtaaaaaagaagaaaaactttgAGACTAATAAGACCAAacgattaaaaaatgataacatGGGCATGAACCAGCTACAGAGGTCAGTGATTGTGCTGGAGTTACTGCACCATCCAACAACAGTTCTGATTCACAGACCTTGTGGGTGTAAAAATTCTCCTGTACCCATTAACATGTACGTAACATTCCAAATGGGAACTCTATACCCCCATGAAAAATAGTAAGGGAAAAGGAGAACAAAATTTGATCTCTTTCCTTAACAGTAAAGCTCAGAGTAGAAATATTTGGCTTAAGGTAGCTCTCATGCTCGTGTGTATATATTactaatatttcaaacaaaaactgTGGATTTACTAGTCTCCTTTTCAAGCTGAATTGGTACTCTGAAAGTCCCTATCAGTATTTTCCTTAAAGCTTTTGTATGCAACCTGCAGTCATCCTCTACCTAATTCAACAACACCACCTCCCTCTACAAGCTTCTGTCTTAGCCTCTTTCAATtactatatatacatatatcaaTGGATTTCAACTCTGTCTCATCGAAGAACATTTCACACTGCATTCAAAACATTCAGAATGGCAGCAGCGTTGTCTAAAAGTTTTTGTTTGGGTTATTATTTTCTCTTACTCTGCTTAATTGGATTCATTTCTCATCCGGCCAAAGCTGCTGTTAAGAAATACCTGTTTGatgttagtattttttatttatttatttatgaaaagtgCTTAAAAATTAATACTAGCGTTTTACacgctttttctttcttgtgaaAATTTCATACcagtttgatgttttttttttcaattttttccagATTCAAGTGAAAAATGTTAGCAGGCTGTGTCATGCCAAGCCGATTGTCACAGTAAACGGAAGGTTTCCAGGGCCAACTGTATATGTTAGAGAAGGAGACAGAGTTCAAGTGAATGTCACTAACCACGCGAAATACAACATGTCTATTCATTGGTATGATCAATGAATAGATGTATGTTTGCAACCTTATGAATTTGTGTGAAAGATCTTATTTTGTTGATGGAATAAATGCTGGTTTTTGCAGGCATGGGCTTAAGCAATTTCGTAATGGCTGGGCAGATGGACCTGCTTATATAACACAATGTCCAATCAAGACAGGACATAGTTACACCTATGATTTTAATGTAACAGGGCAAAGAGGAACATTGTGGTGGCATGCACATATCTTTTGGCTAAGGGCTACTGTCTATGGTGCCATTGTTATCATGCCAAAACCAGGAACCCCATTTCCTTTCCCTCAGCCTCATAGGGAAGAAACCATAATTTTAGGTGGGACAGAAATGAACAACTTGATTAATGAACTCCTATTGTCCAAGATgtttacatttttaatacaattgATTTTTGTACAATTTGAAAATATGTAGGCGAATGGTGGAACAATGATGTTGAAGAGATTGAAAAACAAGGGAGCAAGCTGGGATTGCCACCAAATGCATCTGACGCGCATACCATTAATGGGAAGCCAGGGACGCTCTTCCCATGCTCTGAGAAACGTAAGCAAATATTTTGATCCTAGTCCTGTGTTAAGCATCAATGGATTTTCCAAAATCTTCTAAGGCTTTTTCACAAATATGGAGTACACACCAAGACAGTTTACAAGAAACCAGTATACCATCAAATTCTTAGAAGAGAACAATTTTCTAGAATGTTGTATATTAAGATCACCTCTTTGTTATCATGCGctatctttctctttcttttggcAGATACATTTGCCATGGAGGTTGAACAGGGAAAGACATACCTCTTGAGAATCATCAATGCTGCACTCAACGATGAGCTTTTCTTTGCAATCGCTGGTCACAACATGACTGTGGTAGAAGTTGATGCAGTTTACACCAAACATTTTACCACTCAAGCAGTACTGATTGCACCAGGACAAACCACAAATGTTCTTGTTCAAGCAACGCAATCACCGAACAGATATTTCATGGCTGCTAGGCCTTTCATGGACGCTCCACTTACTGTAGACAACAAAACTGCCACTGCTATACTGCAGTATAAAGGCATCCCAAACACTGTAATCCCTATCCTTCCCAAGCTACCGGCACCAAATGACACTGCTTTCGCACTTAGCTACAATGCCAAGCTTAGAAGCCTAAACTCTCCACAATTCCCAGCAAATGTGCCTCTTAAAGTTGACAGGCATCTTTTTTACACAATTGGTTTAGGAATAAATCCATGCCCATCCTGCTTAAATGGAACACGACTCACTGCTTCCTTAAACAACATCACTTTTGTAATGCCCCAAATTGGCCTCCTTCAAGCTCACTACTTTAACACCAAGGGAATATTTAGGTTAGATTTCCCAGATAACCCTCCATCACCATTCAATTACACTGGTGTACCACTCACTGCAAACCTCGGCACTACACTAGGCACAAGGCTTAGTAAAATTGTCTATAATTCAACTGTGCAATTGGTACTACAAGACACCAATCTTCTCACTGTCGAATCACACCCTTTCCACCTTCATGGTTACAACTTCTTCGTTGTTGGAACTGGAATTGGAAACTTTGACCCTAAAAAGGACCCAGCAAAATTTAACTTGGTTGATCCTCCCGAGAGAAACACAGTTGGGGTGCCTACTGGTGGATGGACTGCTataaggttcaaggcagataATCCAGGTACATATAGTAGTGCATAACCATATGGACTTCAACAtggtttttcttgttctttagtCATCCAAAGTGTTTTATTACTTTTCAGGGGTATGGTTCATGCACTGTCATTTGGAGCTACACACAAGCTGGGGATTGAAAACAGCATTTGTCGTCGAGGATGGAGTAGGTCCAGATCAGTCAATCTTGCCTCCACCTAAGGATCTTCCTCCTTGCTAGCATTCAGAACCAAACatctcaatttaaattaaatgtttgaaAAGGATGGCTAACACTCCTTTTGAGTTTACAATCTCCATGTGACAATTTCTCGATTGCTGAAAGAGCCGCCAAGTGTAAATGGGAGAACTGAATTAAGCTATTGTTTCGGATTCTTTGTAATTGAAActtgttattgttgaataaatttctttttcatgatAGCCCCACCAGTTAAGCCTAGCAGATTAGCACCGCttgattttggtttcttttaGGTCATGACCAGATAATTAATTTGCATTTCGCTACGGttgaatcaattattatttttttaatgtaaaacaaaatgtttttacgttgttaatgtttttttatagtgaaaaaaaacttaattaatgagGAGATTGACTTAATATAATCTAATATAATCCAATTTACTTGACAGgttcaaaaataatatgaacgaccaataaaaacataatttaaatcaaaagaattttaaaaagatattctttttaatattaaaataataatatattagattgacttgtAACAACTAGAGTTAATATACAAAATCTAAGATCTGagttatgagatcatgataacccaatataataaaaataaaaacataaaataaaattatgaagcccaattcctagtcaactcaatgttgaatgataaaattgagaaaaataaataaataaaggacctaaaaaaactCACGTTAACATACTGAACTCGCGACTCGGatcataagatcaagataaccccataaaaaatcaaatcaaaataaattatgaagttcaattcctaattagtccaatattgaaggattgagattaagaaaagaaatcagttaaaaaaagaacataaaaaaatacaggagTTAATCTGCGCAAACATGGGACCCGAgttatgagaccgagataatctcatagaaattaaaaaaaaaatccaatttaacccgagttaacctaccaaactcgCGACCTTGATTATGAGACTGAGTTAACCccatataaatcaaatcaaaataaattataaaactcaattgcTAATcgatccaatgttgaatgataattttttttaaaaaaaaatcaattaaaaaatgacactaAAACAACTTGAATCAACCTGGGTTAATCTGCTAGACACTATTTCAAAGTCATGAGGTCGAGATAgcataataaaaagcaaaataaaacaaatcatggagcctaattcctaatcaactcgatattaaatgatgaaattagggggagtcaattaagaaaaagaaaaaaaatgagtacactgagttaatctgtcaaactcgCGACCCAGGTCGTGAAACTGGGACAACCTAgctagtaaataaaaaatccaatgttgaaggactcGTGATCCGGGTCATGAAACctagataacctcataaaaaaataaaaaataaaaagactcaagttaacctgtcaaacccatgATCctagtcatgagactgagataaccctatagaaatcaaataaaataaaattatgaatctcaattccCAATCGATCCaacattgaatgataaaattgaaaaacaaaattaattaaaaaaacacaaaaaacaacccgAGTCAACTTAGATTAACCCGTTAAGCAATATCTTCAGGTTATAAGGttgagataacctaatagaaagtaaattaaaataaattatgaagtttaattctcaataaacctaatagattgattttttttttattttatccttcaacattaaattggttgtaAATTAGGCTTTTTAATTGAGTCCAAATCTGATATTTCACAgattatgattttgaaatattaacccGATTTTAGAAGATTGTCATGGCTTGCTtggtttttaatgttattaaattatggttttttttatgttattaaattaatcgaacttattaaactcaatagCTTGggtctcaaatttattttacttctttAGAAATCCTAGTGTTGCCTTAACTTTGttctttttacattaaaaaaaaattagtttggctTGCAGCATCTGACCACCGATATAAGTTAttcgagtcatttttttttaatattttttaaattatttttttgctttcaaccTTTGATATTTGGTTTATTATAATTGGGCGTCTAATTTGTTTCAATATGGGTTTCATGGCTTTATCATAATTCTATATCCTAGATTGTGAGTTTCACATATTAATCATTGTTGACCtgaatcaatctaatatattgtttaattttaagtatttaGTATTTTGGCTATTATGGAATTTTTAAATTCCTAACATcctcacattatttttttagattgaaaaaaaaatgaactgatCCGTAATATACCGCAGGTGAAAAAGCTAGTAATATTCTAAAGGCATATATACATGTAACTTCAGCAGATGTGTATTAATAGCATATTTCCAACCAAATTGCTAATCTAGTTGAATCCAATACATGGCTTCAAGACATGACCTTCCAAGTAAATCCAAGGCCCAAACGATACATCTGAAAGAACTTCAATAATGTATGTAACTGCGGTAGTAGTTCTCAATCCCTGGTAAGTGGCGAGAAACACAGGTCTGTAAGGGATGAGGCGGTTCTTTTTATCACTTTCTGGTTTGTTcttgctttattttcttttccgtTGGGATTAACAGAAACAAATGGAGGTAAGGTTAATGATATCAAGAAGACATTTTGGGTGTCTATCGAAATGAGGGTCTGTCATAAAATGAGGCTTATCATCGAGTCAGGAAAGGAAGCTCAATTTACTGTTTAATGCAATCTGTAATTATACTTGTAGAGGAGGTCCCTCGAGACTGTCCCAAAAAGTCGAAGAAATGCCTTAGCTCCTCCCCTCCCCCCCTCACGCTAAACAGATTCACCAGATGGATGAACACAGGGGGCCTGAGGGTTTC
The DNA window shown above is from Populus trichocarpa isolate Nisqually-1 chromosome 4, P.trichocarpa_v4.1, whole genome shotgun sequence and carries:
- the LOC7469998 gene encoding laccase-11 is translated as MAAALSKSFCLGYYFLLLCLIGFISHPAKAAVKKYLFDIQVKNVSRLCHAKPIVTVNGRFPGPTVYVREGDRVQVNVTNHAKYNMSIHWHGLKQFRNGWADGPAYITQCPIKTGHSYTYDFNVTGQRGTLWWHAHIFWLRATVYGAIVIMPKPGTPFPFPQPHREETIILGEWWNNDVEEIEKQGSKLGLPPNASDAHTINGKPGTLFPCSEKHTFAMEVEQGKTYLLRIINAALNDELFFAIAGHNMTVVEVDAVYTKHFTTQAVLIAPGQTTNVLVQATQSPNRYFMAARPFMDAPLTVDNKTATAILQYKGIPNTVIPILPKLPAPNDTAFALSYNAKLRSLNSPQFPANVPLKVDRHLFYTIGLGINPCPSCLNGTRLTASLNNITFVMPQIGLLQAHYFNTKGIFRLDFPDNPPSPFNYTGVPLTANLGTTLGTRLSKIVYNSTVQLVLQDTNLLTVESHPFHLHGYNFFVVGTGIGNFDPKKDPAKFNLVDPPERNTVGVPTGGWTAIRFKADNPGVWFMHCHLELHTSWGLKTAFVVEDGVGPDQSILPPPKDLPPC
- the LOC7461226 gene encoding putative pectinesterase 11, producing MGSATMKVYAAYIAVILAHFALLSLMSAATTGSIDMSTAILIRVEQSGKGDFKKIQDAIDSVPSNNSELVFIWVKPGTYREKIVVPADKPFITLSGTQPSDTIITWNDGGNIMESPTLTVLASDFVGRYLTIQNTFGSAGKAVALRVSGDRAAFYGCRILSYQDTLLDDTGSHYYSNCYIEGATDFICGNAASLFERCHLHSISTNNGSITAQHRNLASENTGLVFLGCKITGAGTTFLGRPWGAYSRVLYAFTYMSGVIAPAGWDDWADPSKHSTVFYAEYKCYGPGADRSKRVGWSQSLSNDDAAPLLTKDMIGGSSWLRPAPTSFKRGSTIIKPGSKL